A DNA window from Synchiropus splendidus isolate RoL2022-P1 chromosome 2, RoL_Sspl_1.0, whole genome shotgun sequence contains the following coding sequences:
- the LOC128753351 gene encoding myeloid-associated differentiation marker-like protein 2, translating to MNSQEGPYLNKKALLSPLGAARLCQLAMGCAVIALVVHTAGYSGSHGIFCMAAWCFCFAMTVLVFFLDATRLYSCLPVSWDNLTVTCAAFATLMYVTASVVYPLFFVRSECPYAGCHVRDFRIAVTVCSILGTIAYGAEVALCRARPGQSVVGYMSTASGLLKVVQGFVACVIFGALANGSEYSRYPATIYCVAVYSFCFALTSVVVMMTVCGRTKAVRCMPFDRFVVVCTLLEVLLYLSASVVWPVFCFDVKYGSLWRPSSCPQGKCPWDSKLVVSVFSFANFGLYVADLVYSQRIKHVSSHLPTASRFRTA from the exons ATGAATTCTCAGGAGGGTCCATACCTCAACAAGAAGGCTCTGCTCTCACCACTGGGAGCTGCCCGTCTCTGCCAGTTAGCCATGGGCTGCGCGGTTATCGCCCTGGTGGTCCACACGGCAGGTTACAGCGGGTCACATGGCATCTTCTGTATGGCGGCCTGGTGCTTCTGCTTTGCGATGACCGTCTTGGTCTTCTTCCTGGACGCCACTCGCCTCTACAGCTGCCTCCCCGTGTCCTGGGACAATCTCACGGTCACGTGCGCCGCCTTTGCCACCCTCAT GTATGTGACCGCTTCCGTCGTCTATCCACTATTTTTCGTCAGATCCGAGTGCCCTTACGCCGGATGCCACGTGCGAGATTTTCGCATTGCGGTCACCGTGTGCTCCATCCTGGGAACCATCGCCTACGGAGCTGAGGTGGCTTTGTGCCGAGCCAGGCCAGGCCAGTCTGTGGTGGGATACATGTCCACCGCCTCTGGACTCCTCAAAGTTGTTCAGGGATTTGTGGCGTGCGTGATATTTGGGGCTCTGGCCAATGGAAGCGAGTACTCCCGTTACCCTGCAACCATCTACTGCGTGGCAGTCTATTCGTTCTGCTTCGCTCTGACttcggtggtggtgatgatgacggTATGCGGCAGGACAAAGGCTGTGCGCTGTATGCCCTTTGACCGCTTTGTGGTGGTCTGCACCCTGCTGGAGGTTCTACTGTACCTGAGTGCATCTGTGGTGTGGCCTGTGTTTTGCTTCGATGTAAAGTATGGATCACTGTGGCGCCCGTCATCTTGCCCTCAAGGGAAGTGTCCGTGGGACAGCAAGCTGGTGGTTTCTGTCTTCTCCTTTGCCAACTTTGGACTGTATGTGGCGGACCTTGTCTATTCCCAGAGGATAAAACACGTCTCTTCACATTTGCCCACTGCATCGCGATTCAGAACAGCGTAA
- the LOC128753939 gene encoding pyrroline-5-carboxylate reductase 1, mitochondrial-like: protein MSVGFIGAGQLAHALVKGFTAAGVIATHRITASSPDTDLPTVSGLRKMGVNLTTSNKETVNKSDVLFLAVKPHIIPFVLDEIGPDIEDRHLIVSCAAGVTISSIEKKLNQYRSAPKVMRCMTNTPVVVREGATVYATGTHAEVEDGKLLEQLMASVGFCTEVEEDLIDAVTGLSGSGPAYAFTALDALADGGVKMGLPRRLAVRLGAQALLGAAKMLLESEQHPGQLKDNVCSPGGATIHALHVMESGGFRSLLINAVEASCIRTRELQYLADQERISPAAIKKTTLDKVLQQPGVTVSGVANGNGRSGLSLFNTRNTGVKKKN from the exons ATGAGTGTGGGCTTCATTGGCGCGGGTCAGTTGGCTCATGCCCTGGTCAAAGGGTTCACAGCTGCAG GTGTGATCGcgacacacagaatcacagccAGTTCTCCAGACACAGACCTGCCCACCGTATCAGGACTGAGG AAAATGGGAGTAAATCTGACGACGAGTAACAAGGAAACAGTCAACAAGAGTGATGTGCTCTTTTTGGCTGTGAAGCCTCATATCATCCCCTTTGTCCTGGATGAGATTGGACCAGACATTGAGGACCGTCATCTTATAGTTTCCTGTGCTGCAGGTGTTACGATCAGCTCTATAGAGAAG AAATTAAATCAGTATCGTTCAGCTCCAAAGGTGATGAGATGTATGACCAATACTCCTGTGGTGGTGAGAGAAGGAGCAACCGTCTACGCTACAGGAACTCATGCAGAG GTGGAGGATGGGAAGTTACTGGAGCAGCTGATGGCTAGTGTGGGCTTCTGTACAGAGGTAGAGGAGGACCTCATCGACGCCGTCACTGGACTGAGTGGCAGTGGACCGGCCTAC GCTTTCACAGCCCTTGATGCTCTTGCGGACGGTGGAGTGAAGATGGGCCTGCCGAGGAGGCTGGCCGTCAGGCTTGGAGCTCAGGCTCTGCTG GGCGCAGCTAAAATGTTGCTGGAGTCGGAGCAGCACCCTGGACAGCTGAAGGACAACGTTTGCTCACCAGGGGGCGCCACCATCCACGCCCTGCACGTCATGGAGAGCGGTGGCTTCCGCAGCCTCCTGATCAATGCGGTGGAGGCTTCTTGCATCAGAACACG CGAGCTCCAATATTTGGCCGACCAGGAACGAATCTCTCCAGCGGCGATTAAGAAAACAACTCTGGACAAGGTGCTGCAGCAGCCAGGAGTGACGGTCAGCGGAGTGGCCAATGGAAACGGCAGATCTGGCCTCAGTCTTTTCAACACGCGCAACAcaggggtgaagaagaagaactga